In the genome of Saprospira sp. CCB-QB6, one region contains:
- a CDS encoding DUF5683 domain-containing protein codes for MDPQKAWRWALIPGGGQIYNRRYWKLPIVYGGIGTLVYLSIDNRQKYQCYRQSYLAVVDNDPNTVNTCDPSLTDAQLKILRDAYRQQYEYSVAGLIGFYGLTILDAFVDAHLSSFDVSDDLSLQWNIGARPHYNAFSGQLGYSPQLQLQLRPKGNKKLRPIPHF; via the coding sequence TTGGACCCACAGAAAGCTTGGCGTTGGGCTTTGATTCCGGGAGGCGGACAAATTTATAACCGTCGTTATTGGAAATTGCCGATTGTCTATGGGGGCATAGGGACCTTAGTGTATCTATCTATAGACAACCGCCAAAAATATCAGTGCTATCGACAGTCTTATTTGGCTGTGGTTGACAATGATCCGAATACTGTAAATACTTGTGATCCGAGTTTGACCGATGCCCAATTAAAAATTTTGCGTGATGCTTACCGGCAGCAGTATGAGTATTCTGTAGCCGGGCTGATTGGATTTTACGGGCTAACGATTTTAGATGCTTTTGTAGACGCTCATCTGAGTAGTTTTGATGTAAGCGACGATCTTAGTTTGCAGTGGAATATTGGCGCGCGGCCGCATTACAATGCTTTTTCGGGCCAGTTGGGGTATAGTCCACAACTACAGCTTCAATTGCGTCCTAAGGGAAATAAAAAACTGCGGCCAATTCCTCATTTCTGA